One segment of Phragmites australis chromosome 13, lpPhrAust1.1, whole genome shotgun sequence DNA contains the following:
- the LOC133887740 gene encoding leucine-rich repeat extensin-like protein 5: protein MLNHSDSRPPFLHGPTHAAEGSLPSPASEPRDWGTAQRMDAPSSSGRPTTPRRPLQGQRPPRLNVRMESHTVKKPSGAGAGAGAPAQAQGLGRREPGPPPRAPVIIYDASPKVIHANPSEFMALVQRLTGPGSGGPSPAEAQQEYHTDEAVLGQAPFLPPELLLSPSTAMSPAARLATIERSVRPTPAPAPDYVDVPDGSGVDDGTLAAVLGPARQGILSPLPSSLPPAAASGLFSPPPFDPSCISWLNELSPILRAASTAGAPPSGFCGGGPSNGASRPLPSYYADPFVPSPRNLLATPTVPSPTTCAEFFGSLPDL, encoded by the coding sequence ATGTTGAACCATTCCGATTCCCGTCCCCCTTTCCTCCACGGCCCGACCCACGCCGCCGAGGGCTCGTTGCCATCGCCTGCGTCGGAGCCGAGGGACTGGGGGACCGCACAGAGGATGGACGCGCCGTCGTCGTCGGGGCGGCCGACGACGCCAAGGCGGCCGCTGCAGGGCCAGCGCCCGCCGCGGCTCAACGTGAGGATGGAGTCGCACACCGTCAAGAAGCCctcgggggcgggggcgggggcgggggcgccAGCGCAGGCGCAGGGGCTGGGACGGCGGGAGcccgggccgccgccgcgggcgccGGTGATCATCTACGACGCGTCGCCCAAGGTCATCCACGCCAATCCCAGCGAGTTCATGGCGCTCGTGCAGCGGCTCACCGGCCCGGGCTCCGGCGGCCCGTCGCCGGCTGAGGCGCAGCAGGAGTACCATACGGACGAGGCCGTGCTGGGACAGGCGCCGTTCCTGCCGCCGGAGCTGCTGCTGTCGCCGTCGACCGCGATGTCCCCCGCGGCGCGGCTCGCGACCATCGAGAGGTCCGTCCGGCCGacgcccgcgccggcgccggactACGTGGACGTCCCGGATGGCAGCGGGGTCGACGACGGAACCCTCGCGGCGGTTCTCGGGCCTGCGCGGCAAGGCATCCTGTCCCCGCTACCGTCGTCGCTGCCGCCGGCCGCAGCGTCCGGGCTGTTCTCGCCACCGCCGTTCGACCCGAGCTGCATCAGCTGGCTGAACGAGCTCAGCCCGATCCTCAGAGCCGCCTCCACGGCCGGCGCCCCACCGTCCGGCTTCTGCGGCGGCGGCCCGAGCAACGGCGCATCTCGGCCTCTTCCGTCCTACTACGCCGACCCGTTCGTCCCCAGCCCCCGCAACCTGCTCGCCACGCCCACCGTGCCGTCGCCGACGACCTGCGCGGAGTTCTTCGGCAGCCTGCCGGATCTTtag